The Atribacterota bacterium genome contains a region encoding:
- the fabD gene encoding ACP S-malonyltransferase, whose product MGKTAFLFSGQGAQYVGMGRDLYDNISSSRDIFELAKTVLNLDIMKLCFEGTSEDLNKTENTQPAILTTSIAALKALQEYGIKPDITAGLSLGEYSALVCSGVLDFAEAVRLVKKRGQYMQEAVPIGVGKMTAILGLDDEKVEKVCLRASREGIVEPANYNYPGQVVIGGEVQAVNMAGVIAKEEGAKRVIPLPVSAPFHTSMLRPASERFAPELNVTNIGDIQIPIISNVIADYIQKKEMVKEFLVKQVMYPILWTKCILRMIQDGVDTFIEIGPGKVLTGFLKKFDSNFIVTNVEDVKSLNNTLNILEKRLC is encoded by the coding sequence ATGGGTAAAACTGCTTTTTTGTTTTCAGGACAGGGAGCTCAATATGTAGGAATGGGAAGAGATCTTTATGATAACATTTCTTCCAGCCGGGATATATTTGAACTTGCAAAAACAGTTCTTAATCTGGATATTATGAAACTTTGCTTTGAAGGCACCTCTGAGGATTTAAATAAAACAGAAAATACCCAGCCCGCTATCCTGACAACCAGCATTGCTGCTTTAAAGGCTTTGCAGGAATACGGAATTAAGCCGGATATTACAGCCGGCTTAAGTTTGGGAGAATATTCTGCTCTGGTTTGTTCCGGAGTGCTTGATTTTGCTGAAGCTGTACGGTTGGTAAAAAAAAGGGGCCAGTATATGCAGGAAGCAGTCCCAATCGGAGTAGGTAAGATGACAGCTATCCTGGGTTTAGATGATGAAAAAGTTGAAAAAGTATGTTTGAGAGCAAGCCGGGAAGGTATAGTCGAACCGGCAAATTATAATTATCCCGGGCAGGTTGTAATAGGTGGTGAGGTACAAGCGGTTAACATGGCCGGAGTCATTGCAAAAGAGGAAGGAGCAAAAAGGGTTATTCCTTTGCCGGTAAGTGCCCCATTCCATACTTCTATGTTGCGTCCGGCATCAGAAAGATTTGCCCCGGAGCTTAATGTAACTAATATAGGAGATATTCAAATTCCCATAATCAGTAATGTTATAGCTGATTATATTCAGAAAAAGGAAATGGTTAAGGAATTTTTAGTAAAACAGGTAATGTATCCAATACTCTGGACAAAATGTATTTTAAGAATGATTCAAGACGGAGTTGATACGTTTATTGAAATTGGTCCCGGTAAAGTTCTTACCGGTTTTTTAAAAAAATTTGATAGTAATTTTATAGTTACTAATGTAGAGGATGTAAAGTCTTTAAACAATACACTGAATATATTGGAGAAACGTTTATGTTAA
- the fabK gene encoding enoyl-[acyl-carrier-protein] reductase FabK, translated as MIHTSINELLGIKYPIIQGGMAWVADAELASAVSNAGGLGVIAAGYAPEEWIRKEIQRTKSLTKKPFALNIMLLNPDAEKIAKLAIEEEVEVVITGAGNPGKYISSWKSSGIKVLPVVPSVSIAKRMEKLGVDAIIAEGGEAGGHIGELTTMALIPQVVDAVSIPVVAAGGIGDGRGLAAVLMLGASGVQVGTRFLVAYECTINRAYKEKILQAKDTSTIVTGRATGHPVRVIKNQLAREFQQLEKMKETSLEKYEELGRGSLYRATREGNMETGSIMAGQVCGLIKKEQSCGEIIEELFNEAENLFKQRANLFQQECNHYTLAR; from the coding sequence ATGATACATACATCTATTAATGAATTGTTGGGAATCAAGTATCCCATAATCCAGGGTGGTATGGCCTGGGTAGCCGATGCCGAATTGGCTTCAGCTGTCTCAAATGCCGGGGGTTTAGGTGTTATTGCTGCCGGATATGCTCCGGAAGAATGGATTAGAAAAGAGATTCAAAGAACCAAGTCATTAACTAAAAAGCCTTTTGCCCTGAATATTATGTTACTAAATCCGGATGCAGAAAAAATTGCTAAATTGGCAATTGAGGAAGAAGTTGAGGTAGTTATTACCGGAGCAGGAAATCCGGGTAAATACATTTCTTCCTGGAAGAGTAGCGGGATTAAAGTATTACCTGTTGTGCCTTCTGTTTCAATAGCTAAAAGAATGGAAAAACTGGGAGTTGATGCCATTATTGCAGAGGGTGGAGAAGCAGGGGGACATATTGGAGAATTAACTACCATGGCACTTATTCCCCAGGTGGTCGATGCTGTCAGTATTCCGGTTGTTGCTGCCGGTGGGATTGGAGATGGCCGTGGCCTGGCAGCAGTATTAATGCTTGGAGCATCAGGGGTACAGGTTGGCACCCGTTTTCTGGTCGCATACGAATGTACTATTAATAGGGCTTACAAAGAAAAGATTTTACAGGCAAAAGATACCAGTACTATTGTAACCGGCAGGGCGACAGGACATCCGGTTAGAGTGATTAAAAATCAGCTGGCACGTGAGTTTCAGCAATTAGAGAAAATGAAAGAAACCTCTCTTGAAAAATATGAAGAATTAGGAAGAGGTTCTCTTTATCGTGCAACACGTGAAGGGAATATGGAAACAGGTTCAATTATGGCTGGACAAGTATGTGGGTTGATAAAAAAAGAACAGAGCTGTGGCGAAATTATTGAAGAATTATTCAATGAAGCTGAGAATTTATTTAAGCAAAGGGCAAATTTATTCCAGCAAGAATGTAACCATTATACTTTAGCGAGGTGA
- a CDS encoding ketoacyl-ACP synthase III, producing MFYSEIAGIGSCVPEKIVTNKELENIVNTSDQWIVDRTGIKERRISTGEKTYQIALKAAKRAIRQSGIQSSKIDLIILATITPDFFTPSTACLIQAELGLQDIPSFDISAGCTGFIYGLEIADKFIKSGQSKCILIIGAEVLSKALNWNDRNTCVLFGDGAGAAILRRSKEEGIISTYTGSQGDSNGFLTMPAVTLKNPFFKNEISEDNHSYIFMNGKEIFKFATHIMKRSIQVILKDNKLTIGDIDYIIPHQANYRIINNVAKKLKVSPDKFYKNMEHFGNTSAASIPLALDEMVQKKIIRKGNRIIMVGFGGGLTWGSILLNWTI from the coding sequence ATGTTCTATAGTGAAATAGCAGGAATAGGTTCCTGTGTTCCTGAAAAGATAGTTACTAACAAGGAATTAGAAAATATAGTCAATACATCAGATCAGTGGATTGTTGACAGGACAGGAATTAAAGAAAGAAGAATATCAACCGGGGAAAAAACTTATCAGATTGCACTGAAGGCAGCAAAAAGGGCTATCAGACAATCTGGTATACAATCCAGTAAAATTGATTTAATTATTCTTGCTACCATTACGCCTGATTTTTTTACTCCCTCAACAGCTTGCTTAATTCAGGCAGAGCTTGGTTTGCAGGATATTCCAAGTTTTGATATCTCAGCAGGATGTACAGGGTTTATTTATGGTTTGGAAATAGCCGATAAGTTTATTAAATCCGGCCAAAGTAAATGTATTTTGATAATCGGAGCCGAGGTATTATCAAAAGCATTGAATTGGAATGACAGAAATACCTGTGTTTTGTTTGGAGACGGTGCAGGAGCTGCAATATTAAGAAGGTCTAAGGAAGAAGGAATTATTTCTACTTATACTGGTTCCCAGGGAGATTCAAATGGTTTTTTAACAATGCCGGCAGTAACTTTAAAAAATCCTTTTTTTAAAAATGAAATATCTGAAGATAATCATTCTTATATTTTTATGAATGGCAAGGAAATATTTAAGTTTGCTACGCATATTATGAAAAGAAGTATCCAGGTAATATTAAAAGATAACAAACTAACAATTGGTGATATAGACTATATAATTCCCCATCAGGCAAATTACCGGATTATCAATAATGTTGCCAAAAAATTAAAAGTATCCCCTGATAAATTTTATAAAAATATGGAACATTTCGGTAATACTTCAGCAGCCAGTATTCCTCTTGCTTTGGATGAGATGGTTCAAAAGAAAATAATCCGTAAAGGTAACAGAATAATAATGGTTGGTTTTGGTGGAGGGTTAACCTGGGGATCGATACTCTTAAACTGGACTATATAA
- a CDS encoding dihydrodipicolinate synthase family protein — protein MQKIDLKGIYPPIVTPFLEGEVSYSYLTKNIEKLNKSGIKGVIVLGSNGENVFLSEEEKFNVVKTVMKSASKDLQIIVGTGCESTRETIILTNKLANMGADAALVVTPSYYGSKMNDEALIDYYSKVANKSEIPILLYNVPKFTGVNISANAVSVLSAHQNIIGMKDSSGSVNLLGQYLNSINSNFDVLVGTAGALLGALTLGCIGGVLALANIVPEKCIEIYQLVQEGNIKKARELQLRMIPVNDAVTSRYGISGLKYAMDLLGYQGGEVRSPLLPTKPDEQEMIRKILLRANLELIK, from the coding sequence TTGCAGAAAATAGATTTAAAGGGTATTTATCCACCCATTGTTACTCCTTTTTTAGAAGGAGAAGTGTCTTATTCTTACCTTACAAAAAATATTGAAAAATTAAACAAGAGTGGTATTAAAGGAGTCATAGTTTTAGGATCAAACGGTGAAAATGTATTTCTTTCTGAAGAAGAGAAGTTTAATGTAGTCAAAACTGTTATGAAATCCGCATCGAAAGATTTACAAATAATTGTTGGTACAGGATGTGAATCCACACGGGAAACTATAATTCTTACTAATAAGCTGGCAAATATGGGTGCCGATGCTGCACTTGTTGTCACCCCATCTTATTATGGGAGTAAAATGAATGATGAGGCATTGATTGATTATTATTCTAAGGTTGCCAATAAATCCGAAATCCCTATCCTTCTTTACAATGTACCCAAATTTACCGGGGTTAATATTAGTGCTAATGCAGTTTCAGTATTATCAGCTCATCAAAATATAATTGGAATGAAAGACAGCAGCGGCAGTGTCAACCTGCTTGGGCAATATCTCAATAGTATCAATTCGAATTTTGATGTTTTAGTCGGTACAGCAGGTGCACTTCTGGGAGCACTTACGCTGGGATGTATTGGTGGCGTGCTTGCCCTTGCCAATATTGTTCCGGAAAAATGTATTGAAATCTATCAATTAGTACAGGAAGGCAATATCAAAAAAGCCAGGGAACTACAATTGAGAATGATTCCTGTAAATGATGCTGTTACTTCCAGGTACGGTATCAGTGGTTTGAAATATGCCATGGATTTGTTGGGATACCAGGGAGGAGAAGTAAGATCTCCATTGCTGCCTACTAAACCTGATGAACAAGAAATGATAAGAAAAATCCTGTTAAGGGCTAATTTGGAACTGATAAAATAA
- a CDS encoding ABC-F family ATP-binding cassette domain-containing protein has product MIILKQIKIEFSERILINNLSWQINTGSRIGLIGDNGAGKTTLFKTIIGQHKPDAGEIIISPNYKIGYLPQDLIVLSDYLLKEYLYQAAGIIQLKDKIKKYQEKLSKINNKDREFKKIAESYEKVLYQYEIKGGYSFEAKAKSTIKGLGFTEDDWLKPCSSFSGGWKMRVVLAGLLLSSPDILLLDEPTNHMDTESLEWLENWLTDYQGTLLIISHDRYFLDKIIREIAELTDQKIISYKGNYSFYLTEKKKRKEIEEKYQKHIQEKKVHLEGFIERFRYKATKASQVQSRIKMLEKLDLVKEEESSHNVVFRFTPAPRSGEEVVSLKDVSHRYDDNIVLSNVNLTFHRGERIALTGVNGAGKSTLSRIISGNESPTGGAVDWGYNVKIAFFSQESSQNLNYKHSVWEEVDINSKKLTDQEKRNLLGSFLFTGDDVYKSVSQLSGGEKSRLALAKLLLDESNFLILDEPGNHLDIKTKEIFHQALMQYGGTILIVSHDRFFLDQLANQVIEIREGKVHSYPGNYSYFIKKRQILLENANKEITGNNQHERRLRPSLVEKQKRRIEASQRNQQYRLIKEIEKDLLPLEDKINSLDKQKSLIEKQLCKKETLQNSSRIQELNIDLHQTNQELNNLIKQWEMLINKKEKIENLTFLKDEKK; this is encoded by the coding sequence ATGATTATATTAAAACAAATAAAAATTGAATTTTCAGAAAGAATATTAATTAATAACCTGAGTTGGCAAATAAATACAGGTAGCAGAATAGGATTGATAGGGGATAATGGTGCAGGTAAAACAACACTGTTTAAAACTATAATAGGCCAGCATAAACCTGATGCAGGAGAAATAATTATATCCCCTAATTACAAAATAGGTTATTTGCCACAGGACTTAATTGTATTATCAGATTATCTTTTAAAAGAGTATCTATACCAAGCTGCAGGTATTATTCAACTGAAGGATAAAATAAAAAAATACCAGGAAAAATTGTCAAAAATAAATAACAAGGACCGGGAATTCAAAAAAATTGCTGAATCCTATGAAAAAGTATTATATCAATATGAAATCAAGGGTGGCTATAGTTTTGAAGCAAAAGCAAAAAGTACCATAAAAGGTTTAGGATTTACTGAAGATGACTGGCTGAAGCCCTGCTCTTCTTTTTCCGGAGGATGGAAGATGCGTGTAGTCTTAGCCGGTTTATTATTAAGCTCTCCGGATATTCTGTTATTAGATGAACCAACCAACCATATGGATACAGAGAGTCTGGAATGGCTTGAGAATTGGCTGACAGATTATCAGGGGACATTGTTAATCATTTCTCACGATAGATACTTTTTAGATAAAATTATCAGGGAAATTGCTGAATTGACTGACCAAAAAATAATTTCCTATAAAGGTAATTACAGTTTTTACTTAACTGAAAAGAAAAAGCGTAAGGAAATCGAAGAAAAGTATCAGAAACATATCCAGGAGAAAAAAGTACATCTTGAAGGCTTTATTGAACGTTTTAGATACAAGGCTACTAAGGCTTCTCAGGTGCAAAGTAGAATAAAAATGCTTGAAAAGCTGGATTTAGTCAAGGAAGAAGAATCTTCACATAATGTTGTCTTCCGATTTACGCCTGCCCCCAGGAGTGGTGAAGAGGTGGTAAGTTTAAAAGATGTTAGCCACAGATATGATGATAATATTGTTTTAAGCAATGTCAATCTGACTTTTCATCGTGGTGAACGGATTGCTCTAACCGGTGTTAACGGTGCAGGAAAATCAACATTATCAAGAATTATAAGTGGTAATGAATCCCCGACAGGAGGGGCGGTAGACTGGGGGTACAATGTTAAAATTGCATTTTTTTCCCAGGAAAGCTCACAGAATTTAAACTATAAACACTCTGTTTGGGAAGAAGTTGATATAAATAGTAAAAAGCTGACTGATCAGGAAAAAAGGAACCTATTAGGCTCCTTTTTGTTTACAGGTGATGATGTTTATAAATCAGTAAGTCAGCTATCAGGTGGAGAGAAGTCAAGACTGGCATTAGCAAAATTACTATTAGATGAATCAAATTTTCTTATTTTAGATGAACCGGGTAATCATCTGGATATTAAAACAAAGGAAATATTTCATCAAGCCTTAATGCAGTATGGAGGTACTATTCTCATTGTTTCTCATGACCGTTTTTTCCTGGACCAGTTAGCTAATCAGGTAATTGAGATAAGAGAAGGCAAAGTGCATTCTTATCCTGGTAATTATTCTTATTTTATTAAAAAGAGACAGATACTCTTAGAAAATGCTAATAAAGAAATTACTGGAAATAACCAGCATGAAAGAAGGCTTAGACCAAGTTTGGTTGAAAAACAAAAAAGAAGAATTGAAGCCTCACAAAGAAACCAACAATATCGGTTAATCAAGGAAATAGAAAAGGATTTATTACCATTGGAAGATAAAATAAATTCTTTAGATAAACAAAAATCCCTGATCGAAAAACAATTATGTAAGAAAGAAACCCTCCAGAATTCTTCCAGAATTCAAGAACTCAATATTGATTTACATCAAACCAATCAAGAATTGAATAATCTGATAAAACAATGGGAGATGTTAATAAACAAAAAAGAAAAAATAGAAAATTTAACATTTTTAAAAGATGAAAAAAAATAA
- a CDS encoding phenylalanine--tRNA ligase beta subunit-related protein: MINIRISEEIKRYSPNTRLGIIHSDIYYQKENPLLWDKIDQFITRIENTLNKKEITSLPVIQDTRQAYLAIGKEPARYRCSAEALLRRIVKKKGLYKVNNVVDIINFISLSYQFSIGCYDYNQIEGSIVFDIGRKNENYQAIGRGKMNIENLPVFRDNISAFGSPTSDSERTMITAETTEIVTIIIDFNSSDSLQETMEKTAQYLKLYAGAEQPDYFIV, encoded by the coding sequence ATGATTAATATAAGAATATCAGAAGAAATAAAGAGATACTCACCAAATACCAGATTGGGAATTATACACTCAGACATTTATTATCAAAAAGAAAACCCGTTACTCTGGGATAAGATTGACCAATTTATCACCCGGATTGAAAATACTCTAAATAAAAAAGAGATTACCAGCCTCCCTGTTATACAGGATACCAGACAAGCATATCTGGCGATAGGTAAAGAGCCGGCCCGTTATCGATGTTCTGCAGAAGCTTTATTACGCAGGATTGTTAAGAAGAAAGGGTTATATAAAGTTAATAATGTAGTTGATATTATTAACTTTATTTCTCTATCTTATCAGTTTTCCATTGGCTGTTATGATTATAACCAAATAGAAGGTTCTATAGTTTTTGATATTGGCAGAAAAAATGAAAATTACCAGGCTATTGGCAGAGGGAAGATGAATATTGAAAACTTGCCGGTTTTCAGAGATAATATTAGTGCTTTTGGCAGTCCCACCAGTGACTCAGAGCGTACTATGATAACTGCAGAAACAACAGAAATTGTAACTATTATTATTGATTTTAATAGCAGCGATTCTCTGCAGGAGACAATGGAAAAAACAGCACAATACCTGAAATTGTATGCCGGGGCAGAGCAGCCTGATTATTTTATTGTATGA
- the speE gene encoding polyamine aminopropyltransferase: MELWFGDQYEREKGRYLQIKGGNVLKKIISPFQEICVIDTPAFGKVLVNDGIIMLTEADEANYHEMIVHVPLCVHTMPSDVLVIGGGDGGSVREILKHPSVNRIDVCEIDKMVIDICQEFFPNLANSFNDAKVKTFYEDGAKFLENRINQYDVIIVDSSDPIGPGTTLFTEKFYQLLFQALKEDGIAVTQLESLFWHADFIKSSFQFIKKIFPLPFYYYTMVPTYPSGMIGFSFCSKKYHPISDYKDKKIQQLPDLKYYHPGIHKAAFQLPAFSKSIF, from the coding sequence TTGGAATTATGGTTTGGAGATCAATATGAGAGAGAAAAAGGACGTTACTTACAGATAAAAGGCGGTAACGTCCTGAAGAAAATCATATCTCCTTTTCAGGAAATATGTGTAATTGATACCCCTGCTTTTGGTAAGGTATTGGTTAATGATGGTATTATTATGCTGACAGAGGCAGATGAAGCAAATTATCACGAGATGATTGTACATGTTCCTTTATGTGTCCATACTATGCCATCAGATGTCCTGGTTATCGGGGGAGGAGATGGTGGAAGTGTTCGCGAAATCCTTAAACATCCCTCTGTAAACAGAATTGATGTATGTGAAATTGATAAAATGGTTATTGATATTTGTCAGGAATTTTTTCCTAATCTGGCTAACAGTTTTAATGATGCTAAAGTTAAAACTTTTTATGAGGATGGTGCTAAATTTTTAGAGAACAGAATAAATCAATATGATGTAATTATTGTAGATTCTTCTGATCCGATAGGTCCGGGCACTACACTGTTTACAGAAAAATTTTATCAGCTTCTCTTCCAGGCTCTTAAAGAAGACGGGATTGCAGTTACTCAGCTTGAATCCCTTTTCTGGCATGCGGATTTTATAAAATCCAGTTTTCAATTCATTAAAAAAATCTTTCCATTACCATTTTATTATTATACTATGGTGCCAACTTATCCCAGTGGTATGATTGGTTTTAGTTTTTGTTCTAAAAAATATCATCCCATTTCAGATTATAAAGATAAAAAAATACAACAGCTACCTGATTTAAAATATTATCATCCCGGAATCCATAAAGCTGCTTTTCAGCTTCCTGCTTTTTCGAAAAGTATTTTTTGA
- the speD gene encoding adenosylmethionine decarboxylase: protein MDYLGSHLLVELYDCDEKKLNDLNLIESVLEEAVRVSGATALKSSFHQFAPQGVSGVVIIAESHFTIHTWPEYNYAALDIFTCGNTVNNQKALVFIEKELDVKTLSVTEMKRGNIHFPIKINRKTSAKVGVF, encoded by the coding sequence ATGGATTATTTAGGAAGTCATCTTTTGGTAGAATTATATGATTGTGACGAAAAAAAATTGAATGATTTAAACTTGATAGAATCAGTGCTGGAAGAGGCGGTCCGTGTTTCAGGAGCCACCGCGTTAAAATCATCCTTTCATCAATTTGCACCTCAGGGTGTAAGTGGGGTGGTAATAATCGCTGAGTCTCACTTTACTATACACACTTGGCCGGAATATAACTATGCTGCCCTGGATATTTTTACATGCGGTAACACTGTAAATAACCAGAAAGCTTTAGTATTCATTGAAAAAGAACTGGATGTCAAGACTTTATCGGTAACGGAAATGAAAAGAGGAAATATTCATTTTCCGATTAAAATAAATAGAAAAACGTCTGCAAAGGTGGGGGTTTTTTAA
- the deoD gene encoding purine-nucleoside phosphorylase — MSTHIGAETGDIAQTVLLPGDPMRAKYIADNYLEEVYCYNRIRGMYGFTGRYRGKLVSVQGTGMGIPSISIYLHELINQYQAQKLIRIGSCGSLQPDIKVRDIILAMSASTDSSINRIRFNGKDYSPTASYQLIKRADYIAIRKNFPVKVGSVLTTDMFYHDDINHWQLWADYGTLAIEMETAALYTIAAKFNVQAISILTVSDSLITGEKTTPEEREKTFNNMAELAMELID; from the coding sequence ATGAGTACACATATCGGTGCTGAGACAGGGGATATTGCTCAGACAGTATTATTACCAGGTGATCCTATGAGGGCAAAATATATTGCTGATAATTATCTGGAAGAAGTTTATTGTTATAATCGAATTAGGGGCATGTATGGTTTTACCGGGCGCTATCGTGGAAAGTTAGTTTCTGTGCAAGGTACCGGTATGGGCATCCCGTCAATATCTATTTATCTGCATGAATTAATCAACCAATATCAGGCACAAAAATTAATAAGGATTGGCAGTTGCGGTTCTCTCCAACCTGATATCAAAGTAAGAGATATTATTCTGGCTATGAGCGCATCTACCGATTCCAGTATAAACAGAATTCGCTTTAACGGGAAAGACTATTCACCAACAGCCAGTTACCAGCTGATAAAAAGAGCTGACTATATTGCAATCCGGAAAAATTTTCCTGTAAAAGTCGGAAGCGTACTTACAACTGATATGTTTTACCATGATGATATTAATCATTGGCAGCTATGGGCTGACTATGGAACTCTGGCGATAGAAATGGAAACAGCGGCATTATATACCATCGCAGCGAAATTTAATGTACAGGCAATATCTATATTAACAGTAAGTGATAGTTTGATTACCGGCGAAAAGACCACCCCTGAAGAAAGAGAAAAAACGTTTAATAATATGGCGGAATTAGCTATGGAACTCATTGATTAA